One stretch of Roseivirga sp. BDSF3-8 DNA includes these proteins:
- a CDS encoding IS3 family transposase codes for MGVEPIYPKRNLSKLGQAKYVYPYLLKNLTVNRRNHVWAIDITYIPMAKGFMYLTAIIDVYSRYIVGWQLSNSLDKKTQTTLLASCIEKYGKPEIINSDQGSQYTCSHWVESLKEWRIRISMDGKGRATDNAFIERFFRTLKHKHVYLYLADDGLTLYKGIDRFIQKYNNKRRHQGIGRIKPAELFKLAA; via the coding sequence ATGGGTGTAGAACCCATCTATCCGAAGCGTAATTTAAGCAAGTTGGGTCAGGCAAAGTATGTCTATCCATATTTGCTGAAAAACCTGACTGTGAACAGAAGGAACCATGTTTGGGCTATTGACATCACTTATATTCCCATGGCAAAGGGGTTTATGTATCTGACAGCGATAATCGATGTGTATAGCCGCTATATAGTAGGCTGGCAATTATCCAACAGCCTGGACAAAAAAACCCAGACGACTTTGCTAGCATCCTGTATAGAAAAATATGGTAAGCCAGAAATTATTAACTCAGATCAGGGTAGCCAATACACCTGTTCACACTGGGTAGAAAGCTTGAAAGAGTGGCGTATAAGGATAAGTATGGATGGAAAGGGCAGGGCAACCGATAATGCCTTTATTGAGCGGTTCTTCAGGACACTAAAGCATAAACATGTATACTTATATCTAGCAGATGACGGACTTACCTTATACAAGGGTATCGACAGGTTTATCCAAAAGTATAACAATAAAAGAAGGCATCAGGGTATTGGCAGAATAAAACCTGCCGAGTTGTTCAAACTGGCTGCCTAA
- a CDS encoding transposase: MKRSRRKFSPAFKAKVAIEALKEQQTLSELAQRFEVHPNQISLWKREFQENADKAFGEKSSKEEPQINVDQLLSADRTITG; the protein is encoded by the coding sequence ATGAAAAGAAGTAGGAGAAAATTTTCACCTGCCTTTAAGGCAAAAGTGGCTATAGAAGCCCTTAAAGAGCAACAGACCTTATCTGAGTTAGCTCAGCGTTTTGAAGTTCATCCCAATCAGATCTCGTTGTGGAAACGTGAGTTTCAGGAAAATGCCGATAAAGCTTTTGGGGAGAAAAGCTCAAAAGAGGAGCCACAGATTAATGTGGACCAGCTCTTATCAGCAGATCGGACAATTACAGGTTGA